In Stomoxys calcitrans chromosome 2, idStoCalc2.1, whole genome shotgun sequence, the following proteins share a genomic window:
- the LOC106087646 gene encoding esterase B1 codes for MKSVATLNSKDSTTRREQMLQYQEISLPVGELRGAVRTTIYNDRYYSFEGIPYGQPPIGDLRFKAPLAAQPWQGVKDCTNFSTIKPIQRNKASGRVEGAEDCLYLNVFAKKLHTLMLLPVMVYIFGGGFNEGAAIRSLYGPDYFMQKDVVLVTLNYRVDSLGFLSVKDPSLQIPGNAGLKDQILALKWVKKFIRYFNGDPDNITLFGNSVGGASVHYLSATNQTRGLFHKAICMSGTMLSSRASTPAQDYAYRLAQQHGYEKENNDRKVIEYLQSLEAGKLVQHDLLTPEDRRNGFRLTFAPVVEPYESEHCVVSQEQQKMLHSAWSNEIPIIFGSTANEGLLLYSQLQNYTQIIESFRTDPATILPYLVKINNNETVNEELAQVLFKLHFSKESNELEDVVNPSRLHVLSPGLVCRRIQLILLDVYLYKVEHHLHKDEY; via the exons ATGAAATCAGTCGCTACCTTAAATTCCAAAGATTCAACGACCCGGCGAGAGCAAAT GTTACAATACCAGGAAATATCATTGCCTGTGGGCGAACTACGAGGAGCGGTGCGTACCACAATATACAATGATCGCTATTACAGTTTCGAGGGAATTCCCTATGGCCAACCACCGATAGGTGATCTACGATTTAAGGCCCCTTTGGCAGCTCAACCCTGGCAGGGTGTAAAGGACtgcacaaatttcagcacaattaaGCCTATACAAAGGAACAAGGCCAGCGGTAGAGTGGAAGGCGCCGAAGATTGTCTTTATTTAAATGTATTTGCAAAAAAG CTTCATACTTTAATGCTTCTTCCCGTtatggtatacatatttggagGTGGATTTAATGAAGGCGCCGCCATCAGAAGTCTATATGGGCCAGACTATTTTATGCAAAAAGATGTTGTTTTGGTAACCCTCAATTACAGGGTAGATTCATTGG GTTTTCTCAGCGTCAAAGATCCCTCACTGCAAATACCAGGTAATGCAGGCTTAAAAGATCAAATATTAGCTCTGAAATGGGTTAAGAAAttcattcgatatttcaatggtGATCCGGATAATATCACACTATTTGGCAATAGTGTGGGTGGTGCATCGGTCCATTATCTTTCGGCCACAAATCAAACGCGAGGTTTATTCCACAAAGCCATTTGCATGTCGGGCACCATGTTAAGCTCAAGAGCGAGTACACCGGCCCAGGACTATGCCTACCGCTTAGCTCAACAACATGGCTATGAGAAGGAAAACAATGACCGTAAGGTAATCGAGTATCTGCAATCCTTGGAAGCCGGAAAGTTGGTTCAACATGATCTGCTAACCCCTGAAGATCGTCGTAATGGATTTAGGCTTACTTTTGCCCCCGTTGTGGAACCTTACGAAAGTGAACACTGTGTTGTGTCCCAGGAGCAACAGAAGATGTTGCATAGCGCATGGAGCAATGAAATTCCCATTATATTTGGCAGTACTGCCAATGAGGGACTTTTGCTGTATTCCCAACTTCAAAACTACACACAGATCATTGAGTCTTTCCGCACAGACCCTGCAACTATTTTACCTTATTTGGTGAAGATAAACAACAATGAGACCGTAAATGAGGAACTAGCCCAAGTTCTATTTAAGTTGCATTTTTCTAAGGAAAGCAATGAACTTGAAGATGTTGTAAAT CCCAGTCGTTTACACGTTCTAAGTCCTGGTTTAGTCTGTCGACGCATTCAGTTAATTTTGTTAGATGTGTACTTGTATAAAGTTgaacatcatctgcataaagATGAATATTAG